From one Solanum lycopersicum chromosome 12, SLM_r2.1 genomic stretch:
- the LOC101265416 gene encoding GATA transcription factor 16-like translates to MVDTSDKVQETGEMIGQNQTPERVTSETNQKTCVDCGTTKTPLWRGGPAGPKSLCNACGIRSRKKRRALLGLNKDDKKSKKSSSKSVVNHHQQNQSSNSSSSTSSSGESMSNVIVKNECIPYKKRLLHFDREVGLQRPRSNSTHRRKLGEEEQAAFLLMALSCGSVYA, encoded by the exons ATGGTGGATACAAGTGACAAA GTTCAAGAAACTGGTGAGATGATTGGGCAAAATCAAACCCCAGAAAGGGTTACATCAGAGACTAACCAAAAAACTTGTGTTGATTGTGGAACTACAAAAACTCCTCTGTGGAGAGGTGGACCTGCTGGACCTAAG TCATTGTGTAATGCATGTGGAATAAGGAGCAGGAAGAAGAGAAGAGCTCTTTTGGGATTGAACAAAGACGACAAGAAATCAAAGAAATCTTCGTCTAAGAGCGTTGTTAATCATCATCAACAGAACCAGAGTAGCAATAGCAGTAGCAGTACAAGCAGCAGTGGAGAAAGTATGAGTAATGTAATAGTGAAGAACGAATGCATTCCATATAAGAAACGATTGCTGCATTTTGATCGAGAAGTTGGTTTGCAAAGACCAAGATCAAACTCTACACACAGAAGGAAGTTAGGTGAAGAAGAACAAGCAGCATTCTTGTTGATGGCTCTTTCATGTGGTTCTGTTTATGCTTAG
- the LOC112940062 gene encoding two-component response regulator ARR2-like — protein sequence MSTSGACMNSGEFPTFRLLVVDDDTFYLNNLEQTLKKCQYEVTTCNRAEDALSLLRDNKNNFHLVIIDVHMPDMDGFELLKHIVLEMNLPVVMMSADDSRSVAMKCVIDGAHYCLIKPVSMESLQNIWQHIVRQNKDEWKCKILDQSGDVEQPKEVEYSCVTNEVRLKSSKKKRAEGYEMEERSDTTTLKKARTTWSAELHRKFLEAVDFYGINKVVPKKILERMNVAGLKREQVASHLQKHRLIQRKNQSEQNNACMGDSEATIGTMSNRFQPLAPISQFPAQNLAIWGRPATNSPMFVPLADQRNHFSFENSMLRYQGQQQMNNRNEQTNLLYGIPTAVEQNPSYFGMNMPVGRISQPQLQAHNMLRESNKFLSQNGLVHNPRDSMYNQFPRASSSAIDCSLNQNISFAGSTFPMSGNSATSTTKEDVNSDDIFNELYQENVGSTLDTSYHSSIHHGIWSMEQSGQNVNSNTLIAEAVLCSGQEIGHVNPVPRPYVNAERYPSSSYQSATFPEPSDQDLMSAMLEQQQQESDEPVAYAQFCDDNEDALGNFPT from the exons ATGTCTACTTCCGGTGCATGTATGAACTCCGGCGAGTTTCCGACGTTCCGGTTGCTAGTGGTGGATGATGATAcgttttatttaaataacttgGAACAAACACTTAAGAAGTGTCAATATGAAG TCACCACGTGTAATCGAGCAGAGGATGCATTGTCATTGCTGCGCgataacaaaaacaactttcACTTGGTTATTATAGATGTCCATATGCCAGACATGGATGGTTTTGAACTTCTTAAGCATATTGTTCTGGAGATGAACCTGCCTGTTGTAA TGATGTCTGCAGATGATAGTCGAAGTGTAGCTATGAAATGTGTGATTGACGGTGCACATTATTGTCTTATCAAACCGGTGAGCATGGAGTCACTACAGAACATTTGGCAACACATTGTTCGACAAAATAAGGACGAGTGGAAGTGCAAGATTTTGGATCAATCAGGAGATGTGGAACAACCGAAAGAAGTTGAGTATTCGTGTGTAACTAATGAAGTGAGGTTGAAAAGCTCAAAGAAGAAAAGGGCAGAGGGATATGAAATGGAAGAAAGGAGTGATACAACCACATTGAAGAAGGCACGTACGACTTGGTCAGCAGAACTTCATAGAAAGTTTTTAGAAGCTGTCGACTTTTATGGAATCAACA AGGTAGTTCCCAAGAAAATTCTGGAACGGATGAATGTTGCGGGGCTAAAAAGAGAACAAGTTGCTAGCCATCTCCAG AAACACAGACTGATTCAACGGAAGAATCAGAGTGAACAGAATAATGCTTGCATGGGAGATTCGGAAGCAACCATTGGGACAATGTCTAATCGTTTTCAACCTCTTGCTCCTATTAGTCAATTTCCCGCTCAAAATCTTGCCATATGGGGTAGGCCTGCAACGAATTCTCCGATGTTTGTTCCATTAGCAGACCAGAGAAACCATTTTAGCTTTGAAAATTCCATGTTGCGATATCAAGGTCAGCAACAGATGAACAATCGAAATGAGCAAACTAACTTGCTTTATGGAATCCCAACAGCTGTGGAACAAAATCCGTCCTACTTTGGTATGAATATGCCAGTAGGACGGATTTCTCAACCACAGTTACAAGCTCATAATATGCTAAGAGAATCCAACAAGTTCCTATCTCAGAATGGTCTCGTTCACAATCCACGAGATAGTATGTACAATCAGTTTCCTCGAGCATCATCTTCAGCAATAGACTGCTCTTTGAATCAAAACATATCGTTTGCAGGAAGCACCTTTCCTATGAGTGGTAATTCAGCAACATCAACAACCAAGGAAGATGTTAACTCTGATGATATTTTCAACGAGCTGTATCAGGAAAATGTTGGATCAACCCTGGATACGTCTTATCATTCTAGTATACACCACGGAATCTGGTCAATGGAGCAGAGTGGACAGAATGTAAATAGTAATACTCTCATCGCAGAAGCAGTTCTCTGTAGCGGGCAAGAAATTGGACATGTTAATCCTGTACCTCGTCCATATGTTAACGCTGAAAGATATCCCAGTTCAAGCTATCAGAGTGCCACTTTTCCTGAGCCATCTGATCAGGACCTCATGAGCGCCATGCTCGAGCAG CAACAACAAGAAAGTGATGAACCGGTTGCATACGCTCAGTTTTGTGATGACAATGAGGATGCATTAGGAAATTTTCCAACGTAA
- the LOC101265114 gene encoding protein DEHYDRATION-INDUCED 19 homolog 4, with translation MDSDSWIRLTTSSRRHQSRSDFYNIIEEYEGEEESRPEFLCPFCGEDFDVVGLCCHIDEEHAIEAKNGICPVCAKRVGTNLVGHITQQHGNILKVQRKRRFRRGGPNSTLSIIRKELREGSLQSILRGSSHLVSSTSADPDPLLSSFISSSASVDEPSEVQPLSSVDEALAACSTQESTVENLSDRNIQPTPISEEDQVEKARKCEFVQGLLLSTFLEDDDF, from the exons ATGGATTCTGATTCGTGGATTcgtcttactacttcttcacgACGTCACCAATCTCGATCAG ACTTCTATAATATCATAGAAGAGTATGAGGGTGAAGAGGAGTCAAGGCCGGAGTTCCTGTGCCCTTTTTGTGGCGAGGATTTTGATGTTGTTGGCCTTTGCTGTCATATTGATGAAGAGCATGCTATTGAGGCTAAGAATGGG ATATGCCCCGTTTGTGCTAAAAGGGTCGGGACAAATTTGGTTGGCCATATTACACAGCAACATGGAAATATACTGAAG GTTCAGCGCAAGAGACGATTTCGAAGGGGTGGACCTAATTCAACTCTTTCTATTATAAGAAAAGAGCTGAGAGAAGGAAGTCTACAATCCATTCTCAGGGGATCCTCCCATTTGGTTTCTTCCACCAGTGCAGATCCTGATCCCTTGTTATCTTCATTCATTAGCAGCTCAGCTTCGGTTGATGAACCTTCTGAAGTTCAACCTCTGTCTTCAGTTGATGAAGCTTTAGCAGCATGCTCAACACAAGAAAGCACTGTTGAGAACTTGTCTGACAG AAATATTCAGCCAACTCCAATATCTGAAGAAGACCAAGTAGAGAAGGCTCGGAAATGTGAGTTTGTGCAAGGGCTTCTGCTATCGACTTTCCTTGAAGACGACGACTTCTAA
- the LOC101264805 gene encoding uncharacterized protein: MTTHSTPPVSVGPLSLPYARVYTRSRPTYVASATSPPRSLRFSLSRRRDYFFPRKFTMPSAGSADFPVDGDELKFPLELADESDFDRIVSSDGLITICGFGSLLSERSARSTFPDLINFRVAKLSGFRRVFAHVAPIFFERGIAKPETKEISSLSVEPCEGETLIVTIFEIQRSEIPAFIEREHEFRFLAVIPETLNDLFYVNPAVICARYSDEEYLKNRCKGDKEIFFQRYGRYNIDKIWRDDIFPCRVYLRHCVLAAQNLGNLAYDNFLDHTFLGDRRTTIREYLLTTGSGIMEEEPPELLKQRYGG, from the exons CTCCGCCACTAGTCCTCCTCGTTCACTCCGCTTCTCTTTATCTCGCCGGAGAGATTACTTTTTCCCGCGAAAATTCACCATGCCTTCCGCCGGCTCAGCTGATTTCCCCGTCGATGGCGACGAGCTGAAATTCCCGTTGGAACTTGCCGATGAATCTGATTTTGATCGAATTGTATCATCCGATGGACTTATCACCATTTGCGGGTTCGGTTCTCTCCTCTCAG AGAGGAGTGCTCGGAGTACATTCCCGGATCTGATCAACTTCAGAGTGGCGAAATTGAGTGGATTTCGGAGAGTGTTTGCTCACGTGGCACCTATTTTCTTCGAGCGTGGAATAGCTAAACCTGAAACCAAG GAAATATCAAGCTTGAGCGTGGAGCCGTGTGAAGGGGAAACTCTTATAGTTACTATCTTTGAGATTCAGAGATCAGAG ATTCCAGCATTTATTGAAAGAGAGCACGAGTTTCGGTTTTTAGCT GTAATCCCGGAAACGCTAAATGATTTGTTTTACGTCAATCCAGCT GTTATTTGTGCCCGTTATAGTGATGAGGAGTATCTGAAAAATAGATGCAAAG GTGATAAAGAAATCTTCTTCCAGCGGTATGGACGGTACAATATTGACAAGATATGGCGAGATGATATATTCCCTTGTCGTGTTTATCTCCGTCATTG TGTCCTGGCAGCTCAAAATCTTGGTAATCTAGCCTACGACAACTTTCTAGATCATACCTTCCTTGGTGACCGTAGAACTACAATACGTGAGTACTTGTTAACAACTGGTTCTGGAATCATGGAAGAAGAGCCTCCAGAGTTGTTAAAACAACGATATGGCGGTTGA